A window of the Deltaproteobacteria bacterium genome harbors these coding sequences:
- a CDS encoding phosphoglycerate kinase, with the protein MAIKCIDEIEITGKRLFIRVDFNVPLGDDGEVKDDTRIAAALPTINYAMEKGATLILASHLGRPKGEVVPEMSLVPVARRLSTLLGQEVMMAPDCIGGEVESLVAKMKEGEVLLLENLRFHPEETENDPEFARQLAHLADIYVNDAFGTAHRAHASTEGIAHHMEVAVCGFLMKKEIEYLVHAMASPQRPFVAILGGAKVSDKIGVIKNLMGKVDALLIGGGMAYTFLRSRGYEVGRSLVEEDKALLARGILKEAKERSLNLCLPLDHVVAKEFSPDAEHKVVTSKEVPSGWVAMDIGPQTVEAFSEVIKGGRTIVWNGPMGVFEMEPFSKGTEGVAKAVVASGAVSIVGGGDSVAALRGLGLAEKVTHISTGGGAALELLEGKALPGIAVLDRY; encoded by the coding sequence GTGGCCATCAAATGCATCGACGAGATAGAGATAACGGGGAAAAGGCTCTTTATCCGGGTCGATTTCAACGTACCCTTGGGCGATGATGGCGAGGTGAAGGATGATACCAGGATTGCCGCCGCCCTTCCCACCATTAATTATGCCATGGAGAAGGGGGCCACGTTGATTCTGGCCTCCCACCTGGGACGCCCTAAGGGAGAGGTGGTACCGGAGATGAGTCTTGTCCCTGTAGCTCGTCGTCTCTCGACCCTTTTGGGTCAAGAGGTGATGATGGCCCCTGACTGTATCGGAGGAGAGGTAGAATCCCTGGTCGCGAAGATGAAAGAGGGAGAAGTACTTTTATTGGAGAACCTAAGGTTTCACCCCGAGGAGACGGAGAACGATCCGGAGTTCGCTAGACAATTGGCCCATCTCGCGGATATCTATGTCAACGATGCATTCGGTACCGCCCATCGAGCCCATGCCTCCACAGAAGGGATCGCCCATCATATGGAGGTGGCGGTCTGCGGGTTTCTCATGAAGAAGGAGATAGAATATCTGGTTCATGCCATGGCCTCCCCTCAACGTCCCTTTGTCGCCATCCTAGGGGGGGCCAAGGTCTCCGACAAGATAGGGGTGATCAAAAACTTGATGGGCAAGGTGGATGCCCTCCTCATCGGTGGTGGCATGGCCTATACTTTCCTTAGATCCAGGGGGTATGAGGTGGGTAGGTCGCTTGTAGAGGAGGATAAGGCATTATTGGCCAGGGGGATCCTGAAGGAGGCTAAAGAGCGCAGCTTGAACCTTTGTCTTCCCCTTGACCATGTGGTGGCCAAGGAATTTAGCCCAGATGCTGAACATAAGGTGGTCACCAGCAAGGAGGTCCCCAGCGGCTGGGTGGCCATGGATATAGGTCCTCAGACCGTAGAGGCCTTCTCCGAGGTGATCAAGGGTGGCAGGACCATTGTATGGAATGGCCCCATGGGGGTATTTGAGATGGAGCCTTTCTCCAAAGGCACCGAGGGGGTGGCCAAGGCGGTGGTCGCCTCCGGAGCGGTCAGCATTGTGGGTGGTGGCGACTCCGTTGCTGCCCTCAGGGGTTTGGGCTTGGCCGAGAAGGTGACCCATATCTCTACTGGAGGGGGGGCGGCCCTTGAGCTTCTGGAGGGGAAGGCCCTCCCTGGTATAGCCGTTCTGGATAGATATTGA
- the gap gene encoding type I glyceraldehyde-3-phosphate dehydrogenase → MGAKVGINGFGRIGRAILRAAQRMGVDMDFIVVNDLTDARTLAHLLKYDSVHGPFPGEVQVKDDAILVNGREIEVMALKDPAQLPWGDLGVEIVMECTGLFRERDEAAKHLEAGAKKVIISAPAKGPDITIVMGVNHQDYDPNRHHIISNASCTTNCLAPVAKVLLDNFGIQRGLMTTVHAYTTDQMILDLPHKDLRRARAAALSMVPTTTGAAAAVSLVLPQLKGRLDGMAIRVPTPNVSLVDLVAEVEKETSIEGVNAALKRASEGELKDILGYTEEPMVSVDFNGTLVSSTVDALSTTVIEGRMVKVLAWYDNEMGYSARMVDLASFITS, encoded by the coding sequence ATGGGGGCTAAGGTAGGGATAAATGGCTTTGGCAGAATTGGGCGGGCCATCCTCAGGGCCGCCCAACGGATGGGTGTAGATATGGATTTCATTGTGGTCAATGATCTAACGGATGCCCGGACTCTGGCTCACCTGCTAAAATACGATTCCGTTCATGGCCCTTTTCCCGGTGAGGTGCAGGTAAAGGACGATGCCATCCTCGTAAATGGGAGGGAGATAGAGGTAATGGCCTTAAAGGACCCTGCCCAGCTCCCCTGGGGGGATCTGGGGGTGGAAATCGTCATGGAATGCACGGGGTTATTCCGTGAAAGGGACGAGGCTGCCAAGCACCTGGAGGCTGGGGCGAAAAAGGTGATCATCTCCGCCCCAGCAAAGGGACCGGATATAACCATTGTCATGGGGGTCAATCATCAGGATTACGACCCGAATAGGCACCACATCATCTCCAATGCCTCTTGTACCACTAATTGTCTTGCCCCCGTGGCCAAGGTCCTCCTTGATAACTTCGGGATTCAGCGGGGGTTGATGACCACCGTCCACGCCTATACCACTGATCAGATGATCTTGGACCTCCCCCATAAGGATCTGCGCAGGGCCAGGGCGGCTGCCCTTTCCATGGTCCCCACCACCACCGGGGCAGCGGCCGCTGTCTCTTTGGTCTTGCCTCAGCTCAAGGGAAGACTGGATGGAATGGCCATCAGGGTTCCCACCCCCAATGTCTCCTTAGTGGATCTGGTGGCCGAGGTGGAGAAGGAAACGAGTATAGAGGGAGTAAATGCCGCCCTTAAAAGGGCCTCAGAAGGTGAACTTAAGGATATCCTTGGGTATACAGAAGAACCTATGGTATCGGTGGACTTTAACGGGACCCTGGTCTCCTCCACTGTGGATGCCCTCAGCACCACTGTTATCGAAGGGAGGATGGTAAAAGTCCTGGCCTGGTATGACAATGAGATGGGTTACTCTGCCAGGATGGTGGATTTGGCTAGCTTCATTACCTCTTAA
- a CDS encoding DNA-directed RNA polymerase subunit omega: MARITVEDCLRKVENRFALVVLAAKRAKMLMRGARPLVDTDNKTIVNALREIAAGKVYYSYGPEGEVAEVEGPQVKLVEGDEEEIKEFQE, from the coding sequence ATGGCTAGGATAACGGTCGAGGATTGTTTGAGGAAGGTGGAGAACCGCTTTGCCTTGGTGGTCCTGGCCGCCAAGAGGGCCAAGATGCTCATGAGGGGAGCGAGGCCGTTGGTGGACACCGACAATAAGACCATTGTCAATGCCCTGAGGGAGATAGCCGCTGGAAAGGTCTATTATAGTTATGGACCAGAAGGAGAGGTGGCAGAGGTGGAAGGTCCGCAAGTAAAGCTGGTGGAGGGGGATGAAGAAGAGATCAAGGAGTTTCAAGAATGA
- the gmk gene encoding guanylate kinase, whose amino-acid sequence MARRGILFVVSAPSGAGKTTLLKKMISQLAGVGLSISYTTRPPRLGEREGIDYFFVSRGEFINMVKEGEFIEWAQVHGDLYGTPRANLETLQGGEDLILEIDTQGARKIREELKNGVLIFIQPPSLRVLGERLRARGGDSEEEIHARLQNAQKELDQMAWYDYIVINREIEEAARQLTSIIIAERCKTARVLKGRGGEYG is encoded by the coding sequence GTGGCAAGAAGAGGAATCCTCTTTGTTGTCTCTGCCCCTTCGGGGGCCGGGAAGACAACCCTCTTGAAAAAGATGATCTCCCAGCTTGCTGGGGTGGGCCTATCGATTTCCTACACTACCAGGCCCCCCCGGCTAGGGGAACGGGAAGGAATTGATTACTTTTTTGTATCCCGTGGGGAGTTCATTAACATGGTGAAAGAGGGGGAATTTATTGAGTGGGCCCAGGTGCACGGGGACTTATATGGAACCCCTAGGGCCAACTTGGAAACGCTCCAGGGGGGGGAAGACCTCATCTTAGAGATAGACACGCAGGGGGCGAGAAAGATAAGGGAGGAGTTAAAAAATGGGGTCCTCATCTTTATCCAACCCCCGTCCCTTAGGGTCTTAGGGGAAAGGTTGAGGGCCAGAGGGGGGGACTCCGAGGAGGAGATTCACGCTCGTCTACAAAATGCCCAAAAGGAACTTGATCAAATGGCTTGGTACGACTATATTGTAATCAATAGGGAGATCGAGGAAGCTGCAAGACAACTTACTTCTATCATAATAGCTGAGCGGTGTAAGACCGCCAGGGTATTAAAGGGGAGAGGAGGAGAATATGGCTAG
- a CDS encoding DUF370 domain-containing protein, producing MKTKLLNVGFGNVVVASRVVAVVSPSSAPMRRLKDSAKENGKLVDASQGRKTRSIVIVDSDHVILSAIQPETVAQRLAAGEDVE from the coding sequence ATGAAGACAAAATTGTTGAACGTAGGTTTTGGCAATGTAGTAGTTGCCTCTAGGGTAGTAGCTGTGGTGAGTCCCAGCTCGGCGCCCATGAGGAGGTTGAAGGATAGCGCGAAGGAGAATGGCAAGTTGGTTGATGCGTCCCAAGGGCGCAAGACCAGATCCATTGTCATCGTCGATAGCGATCATGTGATCCTGTCGGCAATCCAACCTGAGACCGTGGCACAAAGGTTGGCCGCTGGAGAGGACGTAGAATAG